Genomic DNA from Leucobacter triazinivorans:
GCGCTCGATGCCGCGCTGCGCGCGCCCGAGCGGACTGTGTGGGCCGTCGACGTCAACGAGCGCTCCCGGGCCCTCACTCTCGAGAACGCCGCACGCCTCGGGCTCACGAACCTGCGCGTCGCTGCCCCCGATGACGTGCCCGCGACCGTCGAGTTCGCCGACATCCGCTCGAACCCGCCGATCCGAGTGGGCAAAGAGGCGCTGCACGGGATCCTGCAGCGGTGGCTCCCCCGCCTCGCGGCCGACGGTACGGCGCATCTCGTCGTGGCGAAGCACCTCGGAGCCGATTCCCTGCAGCGGTGGATCGGCTCCGAATTCCCCGAGATGCGCGTGGATCGCGCCGCACGGGACAAGGGCTTCCACGTGATCCGCGCGCGACGCTGAGCGCCGTCCGGGCCCCCGCGAAGCCCCGCCCGAGGCTCAGGCCCCGGGCCCGCCCCCAGACCCAGGCTCCCCCGAAAACCTTCTTCGCGCGTCAGTAGTTGCGGCCATTCCTCAGCGGAAGCAGCAACTACTGACGCGCGAAGAGCGGGGCGGATCGGGGCGGCCTCGGGGCAGCCCCGCAGACTAC
This window encodes:
- a CDS encoding class I SAM-dependent methyltransferase → MTQHYFSETPAGELRTREIEVHLAGAPRTVVTAGGVFSPDHLDRGTAVLLRALAGADEGLGPVLDIGCGWGPIALDAALRAPERTVWAVDVNERSRALTLENAARLGLTNLRVAAPDDVPATVEFADIRSNPPIRVGKEALHGILQRWLPRLAADGTAHLVVAKHLGADSLQRWIGSEFPEMRVDRAARDKGFHVIRARR